CTCGGCGCGATCCTCGGGGTCGTCGCGTTTCTCGCCGCGTGCGCGGGAACGAAGAAGCCGGACAAGATCACGAAGGATCTGCTGGCGCAGCCCAAGGAGGTTCTCTTCGAGAAGGGGAAGACCCTCCTCGCGAAGAAGAAGCTCGAGGACGCCCGCAAGTACCTGAATTTCGTCTTCGAGAGCTATCCGAACGACCCCCTCGGCCAGAAGGCCCTTCTCCTGGTCGCGGATTCCTACTTTCAGCAGCGGGGCTCGACCGGCTTCCTCGAAGCGCGCTACCGGTACCGCGATTTCGTGACCCGGTATCCGAGCGCCCCCGACCGAGATTTCGCGCTCTATCGCTACGCGCTCTGCTACGACAAGGAGCACGAGACGCCGGATCGCGACCAGACGAACACCCGGGAGGCGATCAGCCAGTACGAGACCCTTCTCCGGGAATCGCCCGGATCGGCGTACGCCTCCGACGCGAAGAAGCGGGTCGGGTCCCTGAAGGACGTTCTCGCCGAGCACGAGTTCGGCGTCGGCTACTTCTATCTCCGGAAAGGGGACCCGAGCGCGGCCCTGGGACGGTTCCGGTGGGCCGGAGAGCGCTACCCCGACTATTCCGCGAAGGACAAGCTCCTCTTCTACACGGCGGTCGCCCTCGACCGCCTCGGCCAGCGGGACGAAGCGTCGAAGCTCTACGCCTCCGTGACGACGGATTATCCGGGGAGCCCGTGGGCCGTCCGGGTCAAAAAAGAGCACCGCAGCTCGGTTGACAAGGCTCCCGAAAAAAGCTAAGCTCCTGCCCCAGAAAGACTTCCCCTGACCCCTTCTGGAAGGCTGAGGAGACAACCGATGCGCCGGAAATCACTCGCCAATTTTTCAGGAGTCCTGAGCGTCCTCGTCCTGGCCGGTCTCGGCGCCGCGCGCCTCTCGGCGCAGAGCGTCGACGCTCCGCAGCCGATGGGCGCCGAAGCGGACGTGAACTGCTTCGGCTACGTCGGTCCCGAAAACGAGCCGTTTTCCGGAATGCTCGTGTCGGGCGACGCGGTCTACGAGCAGAGTGCCTTCTCGTTCCAGGACGTCGTCTACGCGACCAACGGCGGGATCCGCGCCGGGGACGACTACTGGCTCCTCGCGCCCCGCGACGAGGTCTTCGACATTCCGAACGGGCGGCCGATCGGCCGCTTCACCCAGTACATCGGCAAGGCGCACGCGCTCTGCGTGAAGGACCAGGTCGCGATCCTCGAGATCACCTCCGCGTGCACCGACGTTCCGATCGGAACCA
Above is a window of Thermoanaerobaculia bacterium DNA encoding:
- the bamD gene encoding outer membrane protein assembly factor BamD; the protein is MKRLGAILGVVAFLAACAGTKKPDKITKDLLAQPKEVLFEKGKTLLAKKKLEDARKYLNFVFESYPNDPLGQKALLLVADSYFQQRGSTGFLEARYRYRDFVTRYPSAPDRDFALYRYALCYDKEHETPDRDQTNTREAISQYETLLRESPGSAYASDAKKRVGSLKDVLAEHEFGVGYFYLRKGDPSAALGRFRWAGERYPDYSAKDKLLFYTAVALDRLGQRDEASKLYASVTTDYPGSPWAVRVKKEHRSSVDKAPEKS